In Solea senegalensis isolate Sse05_10M linkage group LG18, IFAPA_SoseM_1, whole genome shotgun sequence, a single window of DNA contains:
- the LOC122759512 gene encoding protein shisa-6-like: MMDDKVRHGEKHWPVRSQSHHGTHQHNYNHVALGSPTRTPKNAHRSLRRENNRISGILTSQTEPYDLSFSRSFQSLSHLPPSYEAAVTADLSRFSSLKKLTDKDVDEYYTRKRHLPDLAARGTLPLHVLKITQDQHREQQQLQSQPPQAPPPSQSSQQQSQQRQRPRRVQRAMSQDRVLSPQTAPQQDYSMSSNGMSPYGGRILSDEQLLSAERLRSQERLLPQDRHTSQDRLYTKDRMYSKDRLLSQDHLYPKDRHYSQDRLYTQDRLYSQDRLFSQDPLLSPDKFMMSLKRGMVGSMSGGFRGSDKSMSRAISHTDVFIPTTPVMDRYKMTKMHSHPSASNNGGGGGGVVGGGGGGGGGAQGVGGAAHSNTLAMNHTTNKRQAFASRRTHTVEQLHYIPQHHQQQQQQQQQQQQQQQPQQQPQHYRTGSKTEVTV; the protein is encoded by the exons GTACCCATCAGCACAACTATAACCATGTGGCTCTAGGTAGCCCCACACGCACACCTAAGAATG CTCACCGATCATTGAGACGTG AAAACAATCGGATAAGCGGCATCCTGACATCACAGACGGAGCCCTACGACCTGTCTTTCTCGCGCTCCTTCCAGAGCCTGTCGCACCTGCCGCCCTCCTACGAGGCGGCCGTCACGGCCGACCTCAGCCGATTCTCATCCCTGAAGAAACTCA CGGATAAAGATGTCGACGAGTACTACACGCGCAAGCGCCACCTGCCCGACCTTGCGGCGAGAGGAACACTTCCCTTGCACGTACTCAAAATTACTCAAGACCAG CAccgggaacagcagcagctccagagcCAGCCCCCGCAGGCCCCTCCCCCATCGCAATCTTCACAACAGCAGTCTCAGCAGAGGCAGAGGCCCCGCCGCGTCCAGCGGGCCATGTCCCAGGACCGTGTCCTGTCTCCGCAGACAGCCCCGCAACAGGATTACAGCATGTCGTCGAATGGTATGTCCCCATACGGAGGCAGGATCCTCTCTGACGAACAGCTCCTGTCAGCGGAGCGTCTGCGATCACAGGAGCGGCTCCTCCCACAGGACCGCCACACCTCCCAAGACCGCTTATACACAAAGGACCGCATGTACTCAAAGGACCGCCTCCTGTCCCAGGATCACCTCTACCCTAAAGACCGCCATTACTCTCAAGATCGCCTCTACACCCAAGATCGCCTGTACTCACAAGATCGCCTCTTTTCCCAGGATCCCTTGCTCTCCCCTGACAAGTTTATGATGTCTCTGAAGCGCGGCATGGTCGGGAGTATGTCTGGAGGGTTTCGGGGAAGTGACAAGTCCATGTCACGTGCCATCTCGCACACAGATGTGTTCATACCCACCACGCCTGTCATGGATCGGTACAAGATGACCAAAATGCACTCCCATCCCAGTGCCTCTAAcaatggtggtggtggcggcggcgttgtgggtggtggtggaggtggcgGTGGTGGGGCACAGGGAGTGGGTGGTGCCGCCCACTCCAACACTTTAGCTATGAACCACACAACAAATAAGAGGCAGGCGTTTGCCTCCAGACGGACTCACACTGTGGAACAGCTCCACTACATCCCacagcaccaccagcagcagcaacagcagcagcaacagcagcagcaacagcagcagccacagcagcagccacagcactATCGCACAGGCAGCAAGACAGAGGTGACTGTGTAA